Proteins encoded in a region of the Scomber scombrus chromosome 16, fScoSco1.1, whole genome shotgun sequence genome:
- the LOC133996927 gene encoding lanosterol 14-alpha demethylase translates to MSMHLYQLSSKLLGDTVGKVSDNLTSVLLAASVITLTLGYISKTLLKQASDSDLKPPPFIPSSIPFLGHAIAFGKSPIEFLENAYDKYGPVFSFTMVGKTFTYLLGSEAATLLFNSKNEDLNAEDVYSRLTTPVFGRGVAYDVPNPIFLEQKKMLKTGLNIAHFKEHVKVIEAETIEYFQRWGDSGERNLFDALSELIILTASSCLHGKEIRSMLNERVAQLYADLDGGFSHAAWLLPGWLPLPSFRKRDRAHMEIKNIFFKVIQKRRNSGEKVDDILQTLIDATYKDGRPLNDNEISGMLIGLLLAGQHTSSTTSAWMGFFMARDKDLQGRCYAEQKAVCGEDLPPLDFDQLKELNLLERCLKETLRLRPPIMTMMRMARSPQTAAGYTIPVGHQVCVSPTVNHRLYDTWDERMEFRPDRYLSDNPAGVEKFAYVPFGAGRHRCIGENFAYVQIKTIWSTLLRMFDFELVDGYFPTINYTTMIHTPHHPIIRYKRRKQ, encoded by the exons ATGTCTATGCACTTGTATCAGCTAAGCAGCAAACTGCTGGGGGATACTGTTGGGAAAGTCAGCGACAACCTGACCTCCGTGTTGCTGGCAGCTTCAGTCATCACTCTCACCCTTGGATATATTTCTAAAACACTGCTCAAACAAGCATCTGACAGTGATCTG AAACCTCCACCTTTCATACCCTCCAGCATTCCCTTCCTGGGTCACGCTATTGCATTTGGAAAAAGCCCCATTGAATTTCTCGAAAATGCTTATGATAAA TACGGCCCAGTGTTCAGTTTTACCATGGTGGGGAAAACTTTCACTTACTTGCTGGGCAGTGAAGCAGCCACACTGCTCTTCAACAGTAAGAATGAAGACCTGAACGCAGAGGACGTCTACTCCAGACTGACCACTCCAGTGTTTGGCAGAGGAGTGGCTTATGATGTGCCGAACCCT ATCTTTCTGGAACAAAAGAAGATGCTGAAGACTGGACTGAACATTGCTCATTTCAAGGAACATGTCAAAGTCATCGAGGCAGAGACCATAGAGTATTTTCAAAGATGGGGAGACAGCGGGGAGAGAA ACCTGTTTGATGCCCTGTCTGAGCTGATCATCCTGACTGCCAGTAGCTGCCTTCATGGCAAGGAGATCCGCAGCATGCTGAACGAGCGCGTGGCCCAGCTCTATGCCGACCTGGACGGAGGATTCAGTCACGCTGCCTGGCTCCTTCCCGGCTGGCTCCCCCTGCCCAGCTTCAG GAAGAGGGACAGAGCTCACATGGAGATCAAGAACATCTTCTTCAAGGTGATTCAGAAGCGCAGAAACTCCGGAGAGAAAGTGGATGACATCCTGCAGACTCTCATTGATGCCACCTACAA AGATGGACGTCCCCTGAATGATAACGAGATTTCAGGGATGCTGATTGGTCTCCTCTTGGCGGGTCAGCACACGTCCTCCACCACGAGCGCCTGGATGGGTTTCTTCATGGCCAGAGACAAAGATCTGCAGGGGCGCTGCTACGCTGAGCAGAAGGCCGTGTGCGGAGAAGACCTGCCTCCACTAGACTTCGATCAG CTGAAGGAGCTCAACTTGTTGGAACGCTGTTTAAAGGAAACTCTGCGGCTCCGTCCACCCATTATGACCATGATGAGGATGGCTCGCTCTCCTCAG ACCGCAGCAGGCTACACCATCCCTGTGGGCCACCAGGTCTGTGTCTCCCCGACTGTTAACCACCGTCTGTACGACACCTGGGATGAGAGGATGGAGTTCAGGCCTGACCGCTATCTCAGTGACAACCCTGCAGGAGTGGAGAAGTTCGCCTATGTGCCATTTGGAGCTG GCCGTCATCGCTGCATCGGGGAGAACTTCGCCTACGTCCAGATCAAAACCATCTGGTCCACTTTACTCCGCATGTTCGACTTTGAACTGGTGGATGGATATTTTCCCACAATCAACTACACTACAATGATTCACACCCCTCACCACCCCATCATCAGATACAAGAGGAGGAAACAGTGA
- the krit1 gene encoding krev interaction trapped protein 1, translating to MGNEDSLEDVFVAVIRPKSQVSLSSKEYRAKAYEILLSEVPLEGKEKKRKKVLLATKIHTGGDKSKSILDYVDETIRPISNNQGFIGKRVVHMKKFPLDGDNEGREASLFVVPVSVKDNSKPVYSAGSPSFYCFQDIMRVCSETSTHFCSSTSKMLLALDKWLAEQHTVPHAIPALFRPAPVERVKTNVSNPAYSSEGKLSDEGLHMGYTALEIKSKMMSLEKADMCILNPLYGSDLQYTNRVDKVIINPYFGLGAPDYSKIQIPKREKWQHGPNCVTEDKERQWVDDFPLHRSACEGDTELLSKLLDSGFSVKQLDSDHWAPIHYACWHGKVEATKLLLEKGNCNPNLLNGQLSSPLHFAARGGHAEIVQLLLQHPEIDRHIEDQQKRSPLQVCEENKQNEWEETVKLLQQASSKPYEKVRIYRMDGSYRSVELKHGNNTTVQQIMEGMRLSQETQQYFTIWICSENLHLQLKPYHKPLQHLRIWTEIVTDLTVLDPQRETPQLFLRRDVRLPLDVEKKVEDPLAILILFDEARHCLLKGFFPAPDTKLITLASLLLQIIYGNYESKKHKQGFLNEENLKSIVPISKVKSKAYHWTNRILHEYKALSTSEGVSKEMHHLQRLFLQNCWDIPTYGAAFFTGQVYTKASASNHKVIRVYVGVNTKGLHLMNMETKVLLISLEYSTFMWQLGHADQYFQIHSGENKMNFIVHTKQAGLIVKLLMKLSGQITPNEKGPSDKYAYG from the exons ATGGGCAATGAGGACAGCCTCGAGGATGTGTTTGTGGCAGTCATTCGCCCAAAGAGTCAAGTCAGCCTTAGCTCAAAGGAGTACAGAGCCAAAGCCTATGAG ATCCTGTTGAGTGAAGTGCCTTTGGaagggaaggagaagaaaagaaagaaagtcctCTTGGCGACAAAGATCCACACAGGAGGAGACAAATCCAAATCCATTTTGGATTATGTTGACGAAACGATCAGACCAATATCTAATAACCAAGGATTCATAG GAAAACGTGTGGTGCACATGAAGAAATTTCCCCTAGACGGAGataatgaagggagggaggccTCGCTTTTTGTTGTGCCAGTCAGTGTTAAAG ATAACAGCAAGCCTGTGTACAGCGCTGGGAGCCCAAGTTTCTACTGCTTCCAAGACATCATGCGGGTGTGCAGTGAGACCAGCACCCACTTCTGCTCCAGCACCTCCAAGATGCTCCTGGCCTTAGACAA ATGGTTAGCAGAGCAGCACACCGTGCCTCACGCCATCCCTGCTCTGTTCCGGCCAGCACCTGTAGAGCGGGTGAAGACCAATGTGAGCAATCCGGCCTACAGCAGCGAGGGAAAACTGAGTGACGAGGGTTTGCACATGGGCTACACTGCCCTGGAGATCAAGAGCAAGATGATGTCCCTGGAGAAGGCAGACATGTGCATCCTTAATCCGCTCTATGGCTCTGATCTGCAGTACACAAACCGG GTGGATAAAGTTATCATCAACCCTTACTTTGGGCTCGGAGCGCCGGACTATTCCAAGATCCAAATACCTAAGAGGGAGAAGTGGCAACATGGTCCCAACTGTGTGACAGAAGACAA GGAGCGTCAGTGGGTGGATGACTTTCCCCTCCACCGCAGTGCCTGTGAAGGAGACACAGAGCTGCTCTCCAAGCTTCTGGACAGCGGCTTCTCAGTCAAGCAGCTGGACAGCGACCACTGGGCTCCCATTCACTATGCCTGCTG GCACGGTAAAGTGGAGGCGACCAAGCTGTTGCTGGAGAAAGGCAACTGTAATCCAAACTTGCTGAACGGCCAGCTCAGCTCACCTTTGCACTTTGCAGCCAGAGGAGGCCACGCAGAGATAGTGCAGCTCCTGCTGCAGCACCCTGAGATTGACCGG CACATAGAGGACCAGCAGAAAAGATCCCCTCTGCAAGTGTGTGAGGAGAACAAACAGAACGAATGGGAGGAGACGGTGAAGCTACTGCAGCAAGCCAGCAGCAAACCT TATGAGAAGGTGCGAATCTACCGCATGGATGGCTCATATCGCTCTGTGGAGCTGAAACACGGCAACAACACGACAGTACAGCAGATCATGGAGGGAATGCGTCTTTCTCAGGAGACACAGCAGTACTTTACCATCTGGATCTGCTCAGAGAACCTCC ACTTGCAGCTGAAACCATACCACAAGCCGCTGCAGCATCTGCGGATCTGGACAGAGATTGTGACAGACCTGACGGTGCTGGATCCTCAGAGGGAGACACCTCAGCTCTTTCTACGTAGGGATGTTCGGTTGCCTCTAGATGTTGAGAAAAAG GTGGAGGATCCACTTGCCATCCTCATCCTGTTTGATGAGGCGCGTCACTGCCTCTTGAAGGGCTTCTTTCCTGCTCCAGACACCAAGCTGATCACACTGGCCAGCCTCCTCCTGCAGATCATCTATGGCAACTATGAGAGCAAGAAGCATAAGCAAGGGTTCCTCAA tgagGAAAACTTGAAGTCAATTGTGCCGATATCTAAGGTGAAAAGCAAAGCGTACCACTGGACCAACAGGATTCTTCATGAATACAAA GCCTTGAGCACCAGCGAGGGAGTGAGCAAAGAGATGCACCACCTGCAGCGACTCTTCCTGCAGAACTGCTGGGACATCCCAACATACGGAGCAGCCTTCTTCACAGGTCAGGTCTACACGAAGGCCAGCGCCAGCAACCACAAAGTCATCCGTGTCTACGTTGGGGTCAACACGAAGGGTCTGCACCTCATGAACATGGAGACCAAG GTCCTTCTCATCAGTTTAGAGTACAGCACATTCATGTGGCAGCTCGGACATGCTGACCAGTACTTCCAGATACACAGTggtgaaaacaaaatgaacttCATTGTGCACACAAAACAG GCTGGCCTTATAGTGAAGCTTTTAATGAAGCTGAGCGGACAGATAACTCCAAATGAAAAAGGCCCATCAGACAAATATGCATACGGCTAA
- the rpz2 gene encoding rapunzel 2 translates to MADAGQVKKTAAKVLGAVEKVSSFASSIDPIFGIVSSLVGVARKGLMDEEGHALDKDFQAIHTKLESISQKNQQCLRQIRIDEVNETYGKYEEYIKHQYTAFNSMVAQMKKDPDNNQRYMETFEKIYERDKSDMSLDVYYRGVMGINLLFGRPLLQVYLDNCERDREIMERRCSHITHLFHIGLISLMAYTAVTEDDEDEVREKWAKRVLDIQTKMQEVLSQCKDKSSS, encoded by the coding sequence ATGGCTGATGCAGGACAGGTCAAGAAAACTGCAGCCAAGGTGTTGGGAGCCGTGGAAAAGGTGTCCTCTTTCGCCTCCTCCATCGACCCCATCTTTGGAATTGTCTCCTCCCTGGTCGGGGTGGCTCGCAAGGGCTTGATGGATGAGGAGGGCCATGCTCTGGACAAGGACTTTCAGGCAATCCACACCAAACTGGAGAGCATCTCCCAGAAGAACCAACAATGCCTGAGACAGATCCGCATTGATGAGGTGAACGAAACCTACGGCAAGTACGAAGAGTACATTAAGCACCAGTACACCGCCTTCAACAGCATGGTGGCACAGATGAAAAAAGATCCCGACAACAACCAGCGCTACATGGAGACCTTTGAGAAGATTTATGAGAGAGACAAGAGTGACATGAGCCTGGATGTGTACTACCGTGGTGTGATGGGCATCAACTTGCTGTTTGGAAGACCCCTGCTGCAGGTGTACCTGGATAACTGTGAACGTGACCGTGAGATCATGGAGCGCCGCTGTTCACACATCACTCACCTGTTCCACATAGGTCTCATTTCCCTCATGGCCTACACAGCTGTTACAGAGGATGACGAAGATGAGGTGCGCGAAAAGTGGGCCAAGAGGGTGCTGGATATCCAGACGAAGATGCAGGAGGTGCTCAGTCAGTGCAAAGACAAAAGCTCCTCCTGA